The Geoglobus acetivorans genome window below encodes:
- a CDS encoding TIGR00289 family protein, whose protein sequence is MKVACFISGGKDSMLALHRVSEEHEIACVVSVISENPDSYMFHTANLPLVDAIASSLKIPLFKVFVSGEEEKEVDELSEQLRALDVDGIVTGAVKSEYQRKRFEKVARRMDARLIAPLWHIDERCLLKEVSEKFEAIIVKVSAMGLDRTFLGKKIDHELIETLSGLSEKYGINISGEGGEYETLVLNAPLFRKRIVIEDFVINEHDMVSSMDVKAYRLENKDD, encoded by the coding sequence ATGAAGGTGGCGTGTTTTATTTCCGGCGGAAAGGATTCAATGCTTGCTCTTCACAGGGTGAGTGAGGAACACGAGATTGCCTGCGTAGTTTCAGTCATTTCTGAGAATCCGGACAGCTACATGTTTCATACTGCCAATTTACCTCTGGTGGATGCAATTGCCAGCTCCCTCAAAATACCGCTTTTCAAGGTATTTGTCAGCGGAGAAGAGGAGAAAGAAGTGGATGAACTGTCAGAGCAGTTAAGGGCGCTGGACGTCGATGGTATTGTTACAGGAGCTGTAAAAAGCGAATATCAGAGGAAAAGGTTTGAAAAGGTTGCCCGGAGAATGGATGCAAGGCTCATTGCCCCGCTCTGGCACATCGATGAGAGATGCCTTCTGAAAGAGGTATCGGAAAAATTCGAAGCCATAATCGTGAAGGTCTCTGCAATGGGTCTGGACAGAACGTTTCTTGGAAAAAAGATCGACCATGAGCTTATAGAAACTCTCTCAGGACTTTCAGAAAAATATGGAATCAATATTTCGGGAGAAGGAGGGGAATATGAAACGCTCGTTCTCAATGCTCCTCTTTTCAGGAAAAGAATAGTTATTGAAGATTTTGTGATAAACGAGCATGACATGGTTTCCAGCATGGATGTGAAGGCATACAGGCTTGAGAACAAGGACGACTAA